The proteins below are encoded in one region of Hordeum vulgare subsp. vulgare chromosome 3H, MorexV3_pseudomolecules_assembly, whole genome shotgun sequence:
- the LOC123439711 gene encoding WPP domain-associated protein-like, producing the protein MAEILDVPISGTNGSATVQAEQSLSVPLRDTNGSASVHGEESLDVPVSDTNGSATVQDETSSEGNELIIVDEMDSLWDDVNTMVDISTFVTYSVIKGFVKDAEQEIGQQLASKDEEIRLLNQKLMQLGNGSLSLSGGRDRKYDEVYSIRQQLHAISKSLLNSEWGLSGSQYNFDGADDVSKLRDNEHSSRNGSAKVESAGASPDAAFADASCLKHLDRDALIAHFNKEMNTMKRMHDKVVEMKTEEIFALKRNLLNKEGSNPWHLRNNKEFEQIRKKIGEVMTRLDGLLMENNKRTTSGVKAETFVGQQDKKNVLDSEIQQIQGAATNNQVEVCAFPTQASHIASIEADHAKKIGMLESDIEEARMATMIREEIEMIVLREFVNEIEIRLHGNEMEHNMKQDICSVIQNFQ; encoded by the coding sequence ATGGCAGAGATCTTGGATGTGCCAATCAGTGGCACCAATGGAAGTGCCACTGTTCAAGCTGAACAGAGCTTGAGTGTGCCACTCAGGGACACCAACGGAAGTGCCAGTGTTCACGGTGAAGAGAGCTTGGATGTGCCAGTAAGTGATACCAATGGAAGCGCCACTGTTCAGGATGAAACTTCTTCGGAAGGAAATGAGTTAATCATCGTGGATGAGATGGACTCCTTGTGGGATGATGTAAATACCATGGTTGATATCTCAACATTCGTGACGTACTCTGTCATCAAAGGGTTTGTAAAAGATGCCGAACAAGAAATAGGTCAGCAGCTTGCTTCCAAGGATGAAGAGATAAGGTTGCTGAATCAAAAGCTGATGCAGCTTGGAAATGGCAGCCTAAGTTTGTCTGGGGGTCGGGATAGAAAATATGATGAAGTTTATAGTATCCGCCAACAGCTTCATGCCATTTCCAAGTCACTCTTGAATTCTGAGTGGGGTCTTTCGGGGTCCCAGTATAACTTTGATGGTGCAGATGATGTGAGTAAACTTAGAGACAATGAACATTCCTCCAGAAATGGTTCTGCAAAGGTTGAAAGTGCTGGAGCCTCTCCTGATGCGGCTTTCGCTGATGCGTCATGTTTGAAGCACTTGGATAGGGATGCTTTGATAGCCCATTTTAATAAAGAGATGAATACTATGAAAAGGATGCATGATAAAGTCGTGGAAATGAAGACAGAAGAGATATTTGCACTCAAGCGAAACCTGCTAAACAAAGAAGGATCCAACCCATGGCATTTACGGAATAACAAAGAATTCGAGCAGATTAGAAAGAAAATTGGGGAAGTTATGACAAGATTGGATGGCCTTCTCATGGAGAATAATAAGAGAACCACTTCTGGCGTCAAGGCAGAAACATTTGTTGgccaacaagacaagaaaaatGTTTTAGATTCTGAAATCCAGCAAATACAAGGTGCTGCCACTAATAATCAAGTAGAAGTGTGTGCTTTTCCTACACAGGCATCACACATTGCATCCATAGAGGCAGATCATGCAAAGAAAATTGGAATGTTAGAGTCTGATATTGAAGAAGCCAGGATGGCAACCATGATTAGAGAAGAGATAGAGATGATTGTACTAAGAGAGTTCGTTAACGAAATAGAAATACGGTTGCATGGTAATGAGATGGAGCATAACATGAAGCAAGACATTTGCTCAGTTATTCAGAATTTTCAATAG
- the LOC123443312 gene encoding ERI1 exoribonuclease 2-like, translating to MAAIMAARGQELEQDFDFFVVVDFEATCLKDARIFPQEIIEFPAVLVDGATGRIESAFRRYVRPKHHPVLTQFCRELTGIRQEDVDGGVDLGEALWLHDAWLKAATAGAGNRRSGRLAVVTWGDWDCRTMLEFECRFKGIEKPSYFDQWINLRVPFQVALGGGGRVNLQEAVRAAGLDWEGRLHCGLDDALNTARLLAEVMRRGVKMTITGSLAPLLPFEQEQQPRTSTCGGSPALAPPPLPFEQKQQPRTSTCGGSLALAPPIQQQPPRTGPCDGSFPLVPAPIQQKQQQRPQPHIISPCGGSSATWYCGVTTKGGMEPGAMQSGCTNWTPAMGAVSPYYMWSN from the coding sequence ATGGCAGCGATCATGGCGGCGCGCGGGCAGGAGCTGGAGCAAGATTTTGATTTCTTCGTGGTGGTCGACTTCGAGGCGACGTGCCTCAAAGACGCGCGGATCTTCCCGCAGGAAATCATTGAGTTCCCCGCCGTGCTCGTCGACGGCGCCACCGGTCGCATCGAGTCAGCGTTTCGCAGGTACGTTCGTCCTAAACATCACCCTGTGCTGACCCAGTTTTGCAGGGAACTCACCGGCATCCGGCAGGAGGACGTCGACGGCGGCGTGGATCTCGGCGAGGCGCTCTGGCTGCACGACGCGTGGCTGAAGGCGGCGACGGCGGGGGCAGGGAACAGGAGGAGCGGTCGCTTGGCCGTCGTGACCTGGGGAGACTGGGACTGCCGGACCATGCTAGAGTTCGAGTGCCGCTTCAAGGGCATCGAGAAGCCCTCCTACTTTGATCAGTGGATCAACCTGAGGGTCCCCTTCCAGGTGGCGCTCGGCGGTGGAGGGCGGGTGAACCTGCAGGAGGCGGTTCGGGCGGCGGGGCTGGACTGGGAGGGCCGCCTGCATTGCGGGTTGGACGATGCCCTCAACACGGCACGACTGCTTGCTGAGGTCATGCGGCGCGGGGTCAAGATGACCATCACTGGCTCGCTGGCGCCGCTGCTGCCGTTCGAGCAGGAGCAGCAGCCTCGCACAAGCACCTGCGGTGGCTCACCTGCGctggcgccgccgccgctgccgttcGAGCAGAAGCAGCAGCCTCGCACAAGCACCTGCGGTGGCTCACTTGCGCTGGCGCCGCCGATCCAGCAGCAGCCGCCTCGCACAGGCCCTTGTGATGGCTCGTTTCCGCTGGTGCCGGCGCCTATCcagcagaagcagcagcagcggccGCAGCCTCACATAATCAGCCCCTGTGGTGGCTCCTCTGCGACGTGGTACTGCGGGGTGACGACAAAAGGAGGCATGGAGCCAGGGGCGATGCAGTCTGGATGTACCAACTGGACGCCGGCCATGGGAGCCGTGTCCCCCTACTACATGTGGAGCAACTGA